The Daucus carota subsp. sativus chromosome 7, DH1 v3.0, whole genome shotgun sequence genome window below encodes:
- the LOC108194920 gene encoding disease resistance protein RPP8, whose product MADAVVSFAVERLGDLLISESKLLYGVTNQVNEVRDDLKRMQNFLKEADKKQIQDERVRGWVNEIKELAFRTEDVIELFALQAGGSGFKEALRRSACIACHLISRHNVAMEINGIKAKLADIRQSLPTFGITGLEQGETSVPQRIFYSHDVEKDFVGMEKEIDQLVTDLMKKDEKHEVVSLWGMGGQGKTTLAQKLYNHVKIRDHFEAFAWVCISQQFDREQVLKGILRQLLPDDRKGRVSDMEDTELVDGLRKVQLEKKCLVVIDDIWNVDSWRMLQPAFPLGEKTGGCKILLTTRHLTVAEIGSVCKILGLTEDEGWQLLSRKTRIYDPPELPVASELERIGRDMVKRCKGLPLAISTLGGILRGKQLLREWEKINNDISFYLVKGEGVGEDDEYYTVRQVLGLSYDSLPSRLRHCFLCFANYKEDEIIQTADLYMFWMAEGLISVEDRAQGEMMLDVAERYLDELAHRSLVTVKTPDVANESWSKYKECVVHDLIQDMCWSKVKEQGVMNVIDLERKLDIGSKAGIVRRLCVRSYNANRDVLEPYDRQMLAQIRSFLFWNDRSYDPPVWPNNIFTLEKFKLLRVFTARYCNLSNENVRSLSELVYLKYLSLQDCKLDILPASIGKLRNLETLDVRTRGAGCLSIPNVVWKLKLLNHLYLPRWMSVGGRAKKLRLEGLNELQLLYGFDSKYCDAHDLLRLPNLKAFQGDITVEENLTTQTIIDFANFRELRHIEILITVRGTQVDLMLLLECCFIDSLSIYASACVFPKACDCTRFSKRLTQLCLNNFIFEENPMVLLGNLPNLRVLDLYSVESTYLDGEMVCSAMSFPKLQVLSLQKYKGLRKWRLEQGAMPNLSHLYINECSELEMLPEELKHLTFLKQLYISWMQREFTDKVKVIDGVEGQDFYKIRHIPMVGIYRDV is encoded by the exons ATGGCCGACGCAGTAGTATCTTTCGCAGTTGAAAGACTGGGAGATCTGTTAATCTCTGAATCTAAACTCTTATACGGAGTGACCAACCAAGTGAACGAGGTTCGCGATGACCTCAAGCGAATGCAGAATTTCTTGAAAGAAGCTGACAAGAAACAAATTCAAGATGAAAGAGTGCGAGGCTGGGTGAATGAGATCAAAGAGCTTGCATTCAGAACAGAAGATGTTATTGAGCTTTTTGCACTACAAGCTGGTGGATCGGGCTTCAAGGAAGCGCTACGAAGATCAGCTTGCATCGCATGTCACTTGATAAGCCGCCACAATGTTGCTATGGAGATCAATGGTATAAAAGCTAAACTAGCTGATATCCGACAGAGTCTACCAACATTTGGTATTACAGGACTAGAACAGGGAGAAACCTCAGTTCCACAAAGAATTTTTTATTCACATGATGTTGAAAAGGATTTTGTTGGGATGGAGAAGGAAATAGATCAGCTGGTAACTGATCTGATGAAGAAAGATGAGAAACATGAAGTAGTTTCACTCTGGGGAATGGGAGGCCAAGGGAAAACTACACTTGCTCAAAAACTTTATAATCATGTTAAAATCAGAGATCACTTCGAAGCCTTTGCGTGGGTTTGTATCAGCCAACAATTCGACAGGGAACAAGTTCTTAAAGGAATCCTTAGACAACTTCTCCCTGATGATAGGAAGGGGAGAGTTTCAGacatggaggatactgaattgGTCGATGGACTACGCAAAGTTCAACTAGAAAAGAAGTGTTTAGTAGTTATTGACGACATCTGGAATGTTGATTCTTGGAGAATGTTGCAGCCTGCATTTCCACTTGGTGAGAAGACTGGAGGTTGCAAGATCTTACTCACCACTCGTCACTTAACGGTGGCAGAAATCGGGTCAGTTTGTAAGATCCTGGGTTTGACAGAAGATGAGGGCTGGCAGCTACTTTCTAGGAAAACAAGAATATACGACCCCCCAG aGCTACCGGTGGCCTCGGAGTTGGAAAGAATCGGAAGGGACATGGTAAAAAGATGCAAAGGTTTACCGCTTGCTATATCAACACTCGGAGGAATCTTAAGAGGCAAACAATTGTTGAGAGAGTGGGAGAAAATAAACAATGATATTAGTTTCTACTTGGTCAAGGGCGAGGGAGTGGGTGAGGATGATGAATACTACACTGTGAGACAGGTTTTAGGCTTGAGTTATGATAGTCTACCATCTCGTTTGCGAcattgttttctttgttttgccAATTATAAAGAGGATGAAATCATTCAGACAGCGGACTTGTACATGTTTTGGATGGCAGAGGGTCTGATATCAGTGGAAGATAGAGCACAAGGGGAGATGATGTTGGACGTAGCAGAACGCTATCTGGATGAATTAGCACATCGAAGTCTTGTTACAGTTAAAACACCTGATGTTGCAAATGAATCTTGGTCAAAGTACAAAGAATGTGTTGTTCACGATCTTATTCAAGATATGTGCTGGTCTAAAGTAAAAGAGCAAGGAGTGATGAATGTTATTGATTTAGAGCGCAAACTTGACATTGGATCCAAAGCAGGCATAGTACGCAGATTGTGTGTTCGCTCATATAATGCTAACAGAGATGTGTTAGAACCTTATGATCGACAGATGCTTGCACAAATTCgatcttttcttttttggaatGATCGGAGCTACGACCCTCCAGTGTGGCCAAACAATATATTTACTCTCGAAAAATTTAAACTGCTCCGCGTTTTTACAGCCAGGTACTGTAATTTAAGCAATGAAAATGTAAGGAGCCTATCGGAGCTAGTTTACTTGAAGTATTTGAGTTTGCAAGATTGTAAGTTGGATATTTTGCCAGCATCAATAGGGAAGCTAAGAAATTTGGAAACCCTTGATGTAAGAACGCGAGGTGCTGGTTGTTTGAGCATACCAAATGTTGTTTGGAAGCTCAAGTTGTTAAATCATTTGTACCTCCCAAGGTGGATGTCAGTTGGAGGGAGAGCAAAGAAGTTGAGATTGGAAGGTTTAAATGAGTTACAACTGTTGTACGGTTTCGACTCGAAGTATTGTGATGCACATGATCTCCTTCGATTACCCAATCTCAAAGCTTTTCAAGGAGATATTACGGTCGAGGAAAACCTCACGACACAGACTATTATTGATTTTGCCAATTTCAGGGAATTGCGTCACATAGAGATTctaattactgtcaggggaacACAAGTTGATTTGATGTTACTTTTAGAGTGTTGTTTCATCGATTCGTTATCCATATATGCATCTGCATGTGTATTTCCGAAGGCGTGCGACTGCACTCGTTTCTCGAAACGTCTCACCCAGCTATGCTTgaacaattttatatttgagGAAAATCCGATGGTGTTACTAGGAAATCTTCCCAACCTACGTGTTTTAGATCTATATTCTGTGGAAAGCACTTATTTGGACGGGGAGATGGTGTGTTCTGCTATGAGTTTTCCGAAACTCCAAGTCCTATCTCTCCAGAAATACAAAGGTTTAAGAAAATGGAGGTTGGAACAAGGAGCCATGCCAAATCTCTCTCATTTGTATATCAACGAGTGCTCAGAGTTGGAGATGCTTCCAGAAGAATTGAAACACTTGACTTTCTTAAAACAACTCTATATTTCCTGGATGCAAAGAGAATTCACAGATAAAGTTAAAGTGATAGATGGTGTGGAAGGCCAAGATTTCTACAAAATTCGTCACATTCCTATGGTAGGTATATATAGGgatgtttaa